Within Bacteroidota bacterium, the genomic segment ATCAAATTCGAATCGGTTTCTTTGAGACAGACAAACATGCTGCGGAGTTCCTTACCAGATTGCGGACGGAATACCCGTATGATTACAAAGACGCCTGGATAGTTCAGATCGGGAAATGACGACCAAACTCATTCCAACCATTGTTGTGTTTTCCATTCTCGCAGGATGCGCCGGTTCGCAACAGGCCGACAAATCCTCAGACACTTCTGCTGCCACCGAGCTTCAGAGGTATGAAGAGGATTTTCGCCCGTCGGAATACGATAAGGATGCAGGCAGGTTGTTTTCAGAACTTCGCGAGGAGAAAGAGGGGAAGCAGAGTTCGTTGGAATCCGCGACACTCGAGCCAGCCGTAGTTGTGCAAGGCTACCGCGTTCAGCTTCTTGCAACGCCGGAAATTGATGAGGCAAACATAGCCAAAGCCCAGGCAGAGGCCGCGTTTCCCGGTGAGTGGTTCTATATCGCCTTTGATCCGCCCACCTACAAACTTCGTGCGGGAAACTTCCTTACCCGTGCAGAAGCCGAAGCATATTCACGAGTACTTGTCGAGAAGGGCTACGCTGACGCGTGGATTGTTCCCGACCGGGTCATGAAGAACATCCGGCCCAGACCTGCAGAGGCGCAACCCGAATAGCGAACGCCCCCTACGGTTTCGTATTGTGCTTGAAGTTGATGTACACCCCTTCCACACTCCATCGCGCCCGCACTTTCACAGTATCTTGATAGACG encodes:
- a CDS encoding SPOR domain-containing protein; translated protein: MTTKLIPTIVVFSILAGCAGSQQADKSSDTSAATELQRYEEDFRPSEYDKDAGRLFSELREEKEGKQSSLESATLEPAVVVQGYRVQLLATPEIDEANIAKAQAEAAFPGEWFYIAFDPPTYKLRAGNFLTRAEAEAYSRVLVEKGYADAWIVPDRVMKNIRPRPAEAQPE